DNA from Onthophagus taurus isolate NC chromosome 2, IU_Otau_3.0, whole genome shotgun sequence:
tcatCACCATGTTTACAATCTGGGGTGATATCACACACTCttgtattattaatacaaatatttgtATCATTGCATCTGTATTCTTGCCATGAACATGGAATTGTGCTCTCATTTCGAACGCATTTAAGCAATTTGATATTATCAAATGCTACTAAAGATCGTCTCAAAGTACTTTGTGGCGAGTGTACTTCTAAAATTATACTAAAGGGTTGGTTCACTTTTCCTATTGTTCTTTCAATCTTTTTCCAtctattacaaaataatatgttattataattactttaaaaaataaagaaaagatatGTACCTTCCTGAATCTTCACCTGCAATCTCATTTGCAATAATTTGAGTTTTGTTTACATGGTGTAAAACGATCCTAACAATTCCATTTCGCATAGCTTCCTGGTAAATTTGTAGTTGAACATGACATCCTTCCTCACTTGGATTGAATTGTGGACTTGTTACATGTACTCTTGTATCGGATGGTAAACGAAGTAAAAGATAATGTcctatattaaaagaaaatttaaatgtatatgttatttaataaattaagatatatAAGAATTATCAATTTGTTGAgttttattaagtaaattaaaaagtatattttaaaaaaattattataacctcaatttttgaaCAGATTCATTTAGTGcaaggtttatagaacataaggttacctcattccctatgcctctgtagtatcgattattaccccgcaaattgacgtcactggttcgatacagtcagaataaaagatagcctatacaTGTGCCTATACGTgacaacacgatgcgaggtttaaatattttatatagactgtaccacagtataggtggtgttgtgttgttcatagaaccagctacgtcactgacccaccttgcctctcagaggaggagaatcggtattgggtaaccttatgttctatagaccttgcaTTTAGTGCGACTTTATTTATCCGCTAGGTGGCGTTCTGAGTAGTATCGAAACTCGAAACCGCCCGCCATCTATGGCTTCCGCCTTCAATCGATTAAAAGTGTTTCTTGAAATAACTAAATAACCTCataattttaacgaaaattagtattttttgagttatattattaaagtaaGGAGAAATGGATCAAGCGGAGGACGCAGCAGAAAGTATTGTTCGATTGAAATCCGGAATTAATCTAGGGTAAGcatattttaggttatgttactTCACAaggttataataaataaatctaaattctttaaaaaatatatacatggttaaataaaatcattatgtattaccattaaaatgtttttttaattattttaaacgttttttgcgttaatatttttattatttttttattaaagttaacaccctcaaatttgaggttaacttTGAACTgtcattaaacaaattttatattttattatacttttttttaaggaaattaGTCTCCGATGCCGGTACAACATTTGAAATAGATTTAAGTGATGTTCAAGAAAACTTTGAATCTATGTCCACAGAAAACCCTGCCAACTTActtaattattcaaatttagaTTGTTTGGGTCTTAGTGATGAGGATACTTACAATGATGAACCATTTACACAACTTGCTAAAAAAATGGAAGATTTACTACCTGatggtaaaataaaaaagcgaATTTTAAGGCAAGGAGTAGGAGAAATTGTCACTGAAAATGCTTCCATAACATGTGATTACAACGctttttttgaatacaatcCTGAACCTTTTGATTCAACATACGCGTTTCATAGATCTTTTCGGTTTCAACTAGGCGCAGGTCTTGTTCTACCCGGTTTAGAACTTGCGGTTAAATCAAtgaaaatgaatgaaaaatctcaatttttaatacatcCCGATTATGCGTATGGTTCTATGGGATGTTTGGATAGAATCCCTGAAAATGCCacgattttatttgaaattgaattaagaaattatataaatttaggTGAGGCGGAAACTGTTGAAGAAGCTGGAGAAGAAgacagttttgaaaaaaattaccaaCGCGCTGAAGCTTTACATTTAAAAGGGAATGATTTCTATAAAAGAGATCTGTATCGTCAAGCTATTAAACAATATAACATGGCAATTTGTAAACTGGAACATTCCCGATTAAATGATTATGAAGatcaaaaaaaacaacaatctTTACTATTAAAATTGTACACAAATTTAGTTGTTGTGTATACAAAGAACCAAAAGGCACGTAAAGCTTGCCAAGCAGCAAATGATTTAACATATATAGTAAAAGgaacatctttaaaaattccggTTAAAGTTCATTATAATCATGCACGGGCTTTAATAATGTTGGATAATTTCAGTGAagctgaaaaaaaattaaaacttgccCATCGTTTAGAACCGAATAGCAGCGAAATTGCCGCCGAATTTGTCAAATTAGAAAAGTTAAAGAAACAAAGCCTCGAACGggagaaattaatttgtaagGCTTTAATTGGTAGTTCTAAAGAAAGCGACAAACCCGTTTTAACCGAAGAATTTAAAAGCGAAATTCAGAAAACCTTGACTGCATTAGTTGATGATCCCGATTGGTTACagtataaattaaatgatgGTATGTCAGAAGAAGAACATGAATATGTTCGAAATGAAGCGCTAAAAAGAAGTCTTAAATTTCGACAAGATGAAAAgcatttttatgtttataagCCAGAGATAAATAAGTaatctctttttttttctatgtTATATAAAAGTGTATTCATTTATATTCAGTTATaagaaataagaataaatcgctcagtttttaaatgatcatttttttgaaactGATCCTAATATACCGTTTTTGCTCCTATTATGAGTTTAAGAGGTTTCTCTTCATCAGTCCTTTCCTTAAACttgattacaaaaacattAGAATATAAAGGGggaaattaacaatatttttgaaaactgaGATATTTCAGAAAccaaaaagaaattcaaaatttccgAAACCATCCACTTATATTTCAAGGGGGAAACGGTTTGACTTGTTGATTCACACTTTTGACGTTTACCCCTGCACTCACACGAATACCTCCCCAAAAATGTGCTCGTGCCACAGaaagagtttttatttttaatcaaagatatcaaataaaataatcaaagaTTTGAAGCAACTGGATCGGTAGAGAACAAGAAAAGGTATGCTAATAAGGTAGTAGATGAACTGGCGGAGATGGAAGTAATTAGAAATTTTACCATGGAGCCAACCATTTCTTTGCGTCAGGTTGCAGCATCCACCGGACTTTCTTACTACACAAAGTGACAAATCTGCATAAATTTAGTCCTTACAAGGTGCAGATATTGCAAGAACTTAGCGAGGGCGATTACGACCGACGACTAGAATTTTGCGAAACTATGACTGAAATCGTCATTGCGAATCCAAATTTAGTAAAAAACATTTGCTTTAGTGACGAGTACACTTTTTACTTAAATGGACATGTGAACAAGCATAATGTACCATATTGGAGCTACTAAAATCCCCATATGACAAGAGAGAAACATAGCCAGAGACCACAAAAGATTAATGTTTGGGCAGGAATACTAGGTGATTCAATAGTTGGACTGTTTCATTAATGAATACTGGAAGGCTGGATGCTCCGGAGCGGGAATTTCGCTAGGGTCGTATTGCATGACTGCTCAAGCCGAAATAACTGCTATAAACATAGCAGCAAATGCGATAATCCACTCCAAAAAAGTAGGCAGAAACGTAATCTGCACTGATAGCTATGCTGGCGGTTGGTAGACATTAAACTACATCATCGTTGGTGAAGTCCTGTCGGCAATCACTCGAGGAGGCAAACGTATACACCAATGTCACGATAAAGTGGCGAAAAGGACCATCAGAATTAAATTATGCGGACAGGTAGGCGAAACGGGCGGCTAACAAGTCACCGATCTCCCCTGAACCGTTTGTACTACTAGCTGTTAATACATTATCAAAGTTAATAAACTCCATCTCCCAGCGAGCTTTTTGCGATAGATGGGATGAGACAGCAGTAGGTAGGTGTCTTTGCAAAGAAAATTGCTCTACCCTGACCGGAAGAGATCTACTCAGTTTCTAGGAAAATCAAAAACTGACTCGAGGCTTCTCACCCACTTCCTGACCGGACGCTGCAGGTTTCGTAAGCACATGTTCTACATAAAGCTGGCGAATACATCCCTCTATAGAGGGTGTGAAATGGAAAACGGGACGGTAAGTCATATTTTTTGTGACTGTCCCAACCTCGCGTACTTAAGAGAATCCACTTTTGGAGTACCATGGCTCCAAATTTCGGATATAAGGAACATACCTTTCTGTTCTATATAACGTTcatgaaaagattgggctGGTTTTCTAACCCTTGAATGAACAGTAATTGTGGGGATGTACAAAGTGCccgctggggcctaagtgctgtgAAGAAACTCACCCCCACAATAGCAACAACAGATCATATCACACCTGTTCTTTTACGATGAGGCTTGGAAGGTTTTATACAGTATCTGGCGGGAATTTGTTTAGGGTTGTTAGGATGTTATGGTTAACATCTTGTATGATCCTCTACCTCTTAAGAGACTATGTGATCGCTACATTAGTGAGGATTTAGATTATCAATAGTCCAACTTGGTATTTGTAGGTATTGACAGAGCATAATGCTGACACAGGATGGCTAACTTAGATTTATACATCTATAATTAACGGCTTCTAGGCCCCTTTTGAGGTCAAGTACAATTTTGATAAACTTCCATCGATTCGGCAAGGctgaatttttaatacttaaattaGTCATCATTGCCAAAGGCCAATTAAACATAGCCAATGAACAAAACACACGGATAGTAAACACTTCGAAAACTCTTCCAGGAGTATTCATATCTTGTAGCATTCCCATTAGACCGAAACTCAGAATCTATTAACGAATTTCCAAAGCTTTAAAAGGTAATCCCTTACGTCGCGTCGTAGAATGCGTGTGCAACTTGTTGACGTTAATCAATATCATTTAATAGTTACGAAAATCCTAAGGATGAAACAGCTGGTTGAGAATAATGTTCATAACAGATATATTCAACACAATACGCTGATTGCATAAAAATATCTGAACCCTTTTTAACACCATCGACTTGTTTTGATTCATcatgtttaataaaacagATTTGTATACAAAGTTGTTGAAGAACATAAcgttatttttgaattgattTCATGTGTTTTAGCTTAAtctaaaatacaattttaaaatctttttataactcaaaagaTAAGTTATTGAATAACCAAcgtgaatattttattatacacaCAACCTATAGTATCTGAGGCGTTCATTCCATTAGCGGCAATTACATCAAGACATGGAGTGTTATGTTCAGTCGTCTGAATGCGGATATGGTCCATTTCcgtaatattaagttaatgtTCAACGTCTACTGCATAATTTAAAGTGACTCCTATGAATAACAACTTAATCGAAcggttttgaaaatatgttatttgttAGAGTAAAACTATTTTGATACTTACCGTCAACGTTATTGTCAGCGTCCATCAATGGTCCAGTTTCATTATTAAGAAGATTTCCGGACGAAGCGACCACAAATACATTTGCAATGTCTGACGTCCACGACCAACGACAGTCAATTTCGAAATTACACTCGGTTCCCAAGTGAACATTCTGCGTCCTCAACGGATTGGTCAGTTCGatcaattttcttaaatttttattatcaggCCTTGTCTTTAAAATACCCACAGGAGGATATGGTCTTGATATCGCGTTATCCGTATCGTTTTTCTTTCCCAACATTTTATCGGCGAGCAACCGTTTGCGTACATTCGCGAAATGATCAGGTTTCTGGGCGGctcttttttgtaatatatgGTAATATGACAATTTCCTTAGCGTTTGTGTATGTTCGATTTGTttcgttacatttaatttttcatcgaCTAAATCTTTATAACATTTCACGAATTGACCATAAATGAAACACAACACCATGAGCAAGATAATATTTTGTGGTAACGCCATAGTATggtggttttttttttgaatcgtTGTTTAGTGATGAATGATTTTCCAGggcatttttaaatatgcacTTCGCGCATGCGAAGATTTCTATAATTATctggaaaaaataaatacttgtTATTTATGGAGTTTTACATTTTTAGACTTTTATTccataaaaactaattatCACTTGTAactcataaatttaatcatggactgattaaaaatgaatatattttaataatttaatgttctTAAAACCTGTACCATAACATTCAAATCAAGATTTAATACAGCTGTAAATTACAcacacttaatttattttagagtATGGTTTATTTATAGTATCGAATATAGGCATAACATTTCCGTTAGAAGTTAAACCAATATCATATTTTATTGCTAAAATGAGAAACTTATTATTCTCATTCATTTGGCTTATCCTTTCAAGTAATTTCCTCGATTACTTAATTTCCGCGGTACCTGAACGATTTAGGAAATGGGAATCTTCCAATAACTATGACCTTTTCCTCTCTTTCAAATCATACTTTATAtacgaaatattaaaaaacaagtttattAGTAAACATAAGAAAttcatcattaaatttatcgtGGACAAACTGTTGTCATTGTGACGCGTcttgtaaataaaaagatgaaaataatAGTTTTCGCGGTTCTAAATGCGTTCATTGGATTCGTTCCAGGAACCACAGAGACGATGATGTTTCGTCGTTTTCCTCAATTCGTtctgttatatttaaatttatataattttcttGAAGGATCATCGAAACCTTTCGCCCTTTTACCtacatctttttttttcaatctaCACCCATCTCAACACCTACACTACTCACCTTAAAATTGTCCGGGCGCacttaaattgattaaaaattcacATCGTCAACGCGAAATCGTCATTGTCCGCCGTTTTAATGGTCAAACTGCGAGATGTATCAACATGTTCTATACCACACTTTAGAAAAGCTCGCCCGGGGTAGCTTTTCACCAGAAAGATTCAACCCCGTACAAGAACGTCACTGCGGGAACATCAACCAAggaaaacatttcttttacaacaccttttaaaaatttcacgTTAAACGTATGTTTATATTTGATAGTAAATTGTTCAATGTCTTTTACCCGAAAACCACGAAATAATATTCAGTGTGGACGTCGTCGTCTGTGCTTTAGGACGCTTTTTGGTACGGAAAAGGGATACACGTATGGGCGGCAATGTATCCTGGAAAAGGATGCCCAGTGCCTATATCGATTTTGCCGGCGTCGCGGGATGAATAGTACTCGGAGAGATAGGCGAGAGGAGTCGCTGAAACTTAGCGCCATCTAACGGGATGCTGTGTCGTCATACCGCGACGGACGTCGACGCCTCTACTTTAGACGCAGGATGTCGTCAAAAATGACCtttaacaaaaatcaaataaaaatcattagtcTTTCAAGTACTTCCAAGaacttgttaattttaattggttATTTTCTcggtattttttattcattataaacTTGTATTTGATATCTCTTGTTTTAgtataattatttgttgtttaGAGAAAATAAAACTGTTTGAAAAAAAGTCCCAAAAACATCtcaacaaaattttcagtCTTCAAAAATACTTGAAATCTGAATATTTCACCAGTGTTGCTATTGAGAAGTTCAGAACGTGAGAACAAATCTGACATTTTCGTTACTATGTTGGATTTTTTTAAGACACTGTCGTTGAAAAAACTTGTAACTTTACAGGAACGCCTCAAACTGGTTTGCAATAAAGACTACAATGTGGCATAATCACTACAATGTTCTTTCTGAAGAAGGGTAAAACATGAAAACCAATCTGACTGATGTTTTCGTTACTATGGACGACGTTGGATATTTCTTTAGAAATACTGCAAAATCGCGTCAATGGTCTTTCTGAAAAACTTAGAAACATGAAAAGGTATGTACTTGACATTTCCATCACCTTATCGCATTTTCCTTTAGAAATACTTCGATAATGTCGCTGAAGAACCTTGTAACTTAGTAGAAATACCTCAAACTTCATTTCTATAAAAACTGCAATGTGGCAAAATTACAACAAGATTCTTCCTGAAGAAAGTAGAACCATAAAAACTAATCTGACTGACATTTTCGTTACTATATTGCTTTTTTCTTTAGAAATACTTCAAATTTGTTTCCAATGAGGACTACAATCTAGCAAAATCACGACAATGCTCTTTTTGGAAAACTCAGAAACACGAAAAGGAATGTAACTGATATTTCTTTCACTAAATCGCATTTTTCTTTAGAAATATTCGATAATGTCGCTTAAGAACCTTGTAGCTTAGTAGAAATACCTCAAACTTCATTCCCATAAAGACTGCAATATGACTTAATTACTACAAGGTCCTTTCTGAAGAAACATGAATTAATCTGACTGACATTTTCGTTACTATGTGCATTTTTCTTTAGAAATACCTCGAGAATGTAGTTGAAAACAACTTGTAACTTAATAGAAAcctttaaaaactaattttcaattaagaCTTTAGTATGACAAAATCACCACAATGTTGTTTCTGAAGCAAGAAATATAGAAACTAATACAACTGACATTTCAGTTACTATGTTGCATTATTTTTTGGAAACACTTCCAATCTGGTTCTGAAGAAAATTGCGGTAGGACAGACTCACTACAACATTATTTCTGAAGAATACTGAAACATTGAAACTAATCTAACTGATACTTGGGTTATAATACTGCATTCAACTTTACAAATACTTTGATAATGTCGTTCGAAAAAGTTGTAACTAAGTAGATACAATTCAGACTTGCTTCCAAAGAAGACGATAAAATAACAGAATCAATACTGTGTCATAAATACTTTAGTCATGCTTGCAAAGAAGACGATAATATGGCTGAATCAATACAATCATATCTGAAGACTTACTTAATTTGTATTAACTTGTTTCATATCCGACTACAACACCAAATCAAACTGTTTTAACTGCCATTTCGTGAATTCTGGTTTCAAATCTCCAGATTAGTAAAGTAATTGGTCATTCTCAGTGTATTGTTCTTAACAAGTTGAAATTAGGGATGATTCAGGAGAATGGGGTTATTATAAGAATATAGGAATACAATTTTTCCTCCTATTCTAAACTAGGTAAACTATTCTTTCTAAACCAGTTGTTTAGACACCTCctatttaatgaaatatctattaaaattaaatgtatattGTTTAAGATGAGTTCCAGaactaaacgttatttttaaaatgctgtattaatagatttttacAAATACCAAGAATTCTAAACAAACCGACATTGTCATAAcatacatattttttcatattaatatcattttaagatttttatgattactttattacttttttatttctttatttttcagttactcaaaatcaaaaataattttagtaaatttatatttttcagtgACATTGTTAAACTTGATTGAATCCTGCCATCTATTTATCACATATTATACTAAAACCAGTCGGTATAGTAGGTGAAATGCACGGATAAACAATGATCACTCAATAAAATAAGactttaacacaaaaaaaaagaagaaatgatACAAATTGCGATAGTTAGAAAAGGAGAATCAATTTTATCAGGCACGAATACATTATTGTAACTATCATTGATTGTTAAGTGTCTTATCGGAAATCGAGATAAGGTTATGTTACGGTAGGTTATTGCAGTTTGCAAACGAGACTTGTGCATTTAATATATTGATCGCTTTGACTacttattatttagaaaatgcCACCTGTTCGTGGAAGATTTGGGCCATTAGTTGGATCAATTGATGAAGGAACGTCGAGTACACGATTTTTGGTATGTTTAAATAACTCTGTTTAAGTTTTATATCTGATAAAcgtaaatacattaaatattacaatttgttttaaatcaaaacatgTTTATCAAATCTTTATTGagttcataaattaaaataaacacaaaatactatattaaaataataataaataaactattttatttgtagGTATTTGCTGCTAAAACTGCCGAAGTATTAACCTACCACCAAGTTTCAATTCCACAAATTACCGTCAAAGAAGGATGG
Protein-coding regions in this window:
- the LOC111427364 gene encoding inactive peptidyl-prolyl cis-trans isomerase FKBP6; translated protein: MDQAEDAAESIVRLKSGINLGKLVSDAGTTFEIDLSDVQENFESMSTENPANLLNYSNLDCLGLSDEDTYNDEPFTQLAKKMEDLLPDGKIKKRILRQGVGEIVTENASITCDYNAFFEYNPEPFDSTYAFHRSFRFQLGAGLVLPGLELAVKSMKMNEKSQFLIHPDYAYGSMGCLDRIPENATILFEIELRNYINLGEAETVEEAGEEDSFEKNYQRAEALHLKGNDFYKRDLYRQAIKQYNMAICKLEHSRLNDYEDQKKQQSLLLKLYTNLVVVYTKNQKARKACQAANDLTYIVKGTSLKIPVKVHYNHARALIMLDNFSEAEKKLKLAHRLEPNSSEIAAEFVKLEKLKKQSLEREKLICKALIGSSKESDKPVLTEEFKSEIQKTLTALVDDPDWLQYKLNDGMSEEEHEYVRNEALKRSLKFRQDEKHFYVYKPEINK